In a single window of the Hippocampus zosterae strain Florida chromosome 6, ASM2543408v3, whole genome shotgun sequence genome:
- the entpd4 gene encoding ectonucleoside triphosphate diphosphohydrolase 4 isoform X1, with protein sequence MGRINFSCLFPASWHFSLPSQILPRLLLPSSRQLFFIGLLFFLLGVFYLLLVTGKLPASWTAKENHFHRHLARVTDLDTTDASNPDLNYGLVVDCGSSGSRVYVYCWPSHNGNPHELLDIRQMKDQNRKSVVMKIKPGMRLHLKWMTVIILCDKQDDGVCCLVRLRCFILLHSGISNMAQTPEKASDYIYPLLSFAAQHIPKNKHMETPLYILCTAGMRILPESQQEAILEDLRTDIPVHFNFLFSDSHVEVISGKLEGIYAWIGINFVLGKFQHAHNDGDAVVEVNVPGSDQQAALVRKRTAGVLDMGGVSTQIAFEVPKSVSFASPQQVIIHDQFCFFCSLVVSLILSSAPWLTLCTILVPWRPSTLHASLTEEVAKNLLAEFNLGCDAHHTDHVYRVYVSTFLGFGGNAARQTYEESLIKNTTRQNKLSGQHVGETEKTPLLDPCLPTDLRDQIGTPEQKLHVLGTGDFDQCRLRLQPFLNRTNETQTSLNGIFQPAIDYNNSQFFGFSEFYYCTEDVLRMGGDYNASKYAQAAKSYCATQWKTLRERFDSGLYASHADLHRLQYQCFKSAWMYEILHSGFSFPPDYKNLKTAFLVYDKEVQWTLGAILFRTRFLPLRDIQQESLKGVHSHWRHSFSFVNNHYLFLVCFFIVLLSIILYMMRLRRIHRRAAKRCSPSSVLWLEDGLGSPTIPINL encoded by the exons ATGGGCAG GATCAACTTTTCCTGCCTTTTTCCGGCCTCCTGGCATTTCAGTCTGCCATCCCAGATCCTTCCTCGCCTTTTGCTCCCTTCATCCAGGCAGCTGTTCTTTATTGGCCTGCTTTTCTTTCTCCTGGGAGTATTTTACCTGCTGCTGGTCACTGGAAAATTGCCCGCCAGCTGGACTGCCAAGGAAAACCACTTCCACAG GCACTTGGCTCGTGTGACAGACCTCGACACAACAGACGCAAGCAATCCTGACCTGAACTATGGGTTGGTAGTGGATTGTGGCAGCAGTGGCTCCAGAGTCTACGTGTACTGCTGGCCCAGTCACAACGGCAATCCCCACGAGCTCCTGGACATTCGGCAGATGAAGGATCAAAATCGCAAGTCGGTGGTCATGAAGATCAAGCCAGGCATGAGATTGCATTTGAAATGGATGACAGTAATAATTCTATGTGATAAGCAGGatgatggtgtttgttgtttggtcCGTCTTAGATGTTTCATCTTGTTGCATTCAGGGATTTCTAACATGGCTCAAACACCGGAGAAGGCCAGTGACTACATCTATCCACTCCTGAGCTTTGCAGCtcaacacattcccaaaaacaagcACATGGAAACACCTCTTTACATCCTGTGCACAGCTGGAATGAGAATTCTTCCTGAGAG TCAACAGGAGGCAATTCTGGAAGATTTGCGAACAGACATCCCAGTGCACTTCAACTTCCTGTTCTCAGATTCTCACGTCGAAGTCATTTCCGGAAAATTGGAAG GAATCTATGCGTGGATTGGAATCAACTTTGTCCTTGGAAAATTTCAGCATGCGCATAATG ATGGAGACGCTGTTGTAGAGGTCAATGTCCCGGGCAGTGATCAACAGGCGGCGCTGGTGAGAAAAAGGACTGCTGGTGTGTTGGACATGGGCGGCGTTTCCACACAGATTGCATTTGAAGTGCCCAAAAGTGTAAGCTTTGCATCTCCACAACAGGTTATTATCCACGACCAATTCTGTTTTTTCTGCTCTTTGGTTGTGTCACTCATTCTTTCTTCTGCTCCCTGGTTGACACTGTGCACCATTCTTGTCCCGTGGAGACCATCTACTCTCCATGCATCACTTACT GAGGAAGTGGCCAAGAATTTACTGGCCGAATTTAATCTGGGATGCGATGCCCATCACACTGATCATGTGTACCGTGTGTACGTGTCCACTTTCCTGGGTTTCGGTGGAAACGCAGCGCGCCAAACATATGAGGAGAGCCTCATAAAAAACACCACCAGGCAAAATAA GCTGTCAGGTCAGCATGTCGGCGAGACGGAAAAGACGCCCCTGCTGGACCCCTGTCTCCCCACAGACCTGCGGGATCAGATCGGCACCCCTGAACAGAAGCTCCATGTGCTCGGCACGGGCGACTTTGACCAATGCCGACTTAGGCTTCAACCCTTTCTCAACCGCACCAATGAGACTCAGACGTCTCTGAACGGCATTTTCCAGCCGGCCATTGACTACAACAACAGCCAGTTTTTTGGTTTCTCTGAATTCTACTACTGCACAGAGGACGTGCTGCGCATGGGCGGAGACTATAACGCTTCCAAATATGCCCAAGCTGCCAAG aGTTACTGTGCCACCCAGTGGAAGACTCTGAGGGAACGCTTCGACTCCGGTTTGTACGCTTCCCACGCTGATCTCCACAGACTCCA GTATCAGTGTTTTAAATCTGCATGGATGTATGAAATATTACACTCAGGCTTCTCTTTCCCGCCTGACTATAAAAACctgaaaactgcatttttggTCTACGATAAGGAAGTCCAGTGGACTCTCGGAGCTATTCTCTTCCGAACACGCTTTTTACCTTTGAG ggacaTCCAACAGGAAAGTCTGAAAGGAGTGCACTCTCACTGGCGGCACAGCTTCTCCTTCGTTAACAACCACTACTTATTcctggtttgttttttcatcgTTCTCCTGTCAATCATCTTGTACATGATGCGACTTCGCCGAATCCACCGGCGCGCCGCAAAGCGCTGCTCCCCTTCCTCTGTGCTGTGGCTGGAGGATGGCTTGGGATCACCGACGATCCCCATCAACCTCTAA
- the entpd4 gene encoding ectonucleoside triphosphate diphosphohydrolase 4 isoform X3 yields MGRINFSCLFPASWHFSLPSQILPRLLLPSSRQLFFIGLLFFLLGVFYLLLVTGKLPASWTAKENHFHRHLARVTDLDTTDASNPDLNYGLVVDCGSSGSRVYVYCWPSHNGNPHELLDIRQMKDQNRKSVVMKIKPGMRLHLKWMTVIILCDKQDDGVCCLVRLRCFILLHSGISNMAQTPEKASDYIYPLLSFAAQHIPKNKHMETPLYILCTAGMRILPESQQEAILEDLRTDIPVHFNFLFSDSHVEVISGKLEGIYAWIGINFVLGKFQHAHNDGDAVVEVNVPGSDQQAALVRKRTAGVLDMGGVSTQIAFEVPKSEEVAKNLLAEFNLGCDAHHTDHVYRVYVSTFLGFGGNAARQTYEESLIKNTTRQNKLSGQHVGETEKTPLLDPCLPTDLRDQIGTPEQKLHVLGTGDFDQCRLRLQPFLNRTNETQTSLNGIFQPAIDYNNSQFFGFSEFYYCTEDVLRMGGDYNASKYAQAAKSYCATQWKTLRERFDSGLYASHADLHRLQYQCFKSAWMYEILHSGFSFPPDYKNLKTAFLVYDKEVQWTLGAILFRTRFLPLRDIQQESLKGVHSHWRHSFSFVNNHYLFLVCFFIVLLSIILYMMRLRRIHRRAAKRCSPSSVLWLEDGLGSPTIPINL; encoded by the exons ATGGGCAG GATCAACTTTTCCTGCCTTTTTCCGGCCTCCTGGCATTTCAGTCTGCCATCCCAGATCCTTCCTCGCCTTTTGCTCCCTTCATCCAGGCAGCTGTTCTTTATTGGCCTGCTTTTCTTTCTCCTGGGAGTATTTTACCTGCTGCTGGTCACTGGAAAATTGCCCGCCAGCTGGACTGCCAAGGAAAACCACTTCCACAG GCACTTGGCTCGTGTGACAGACCTCGACACAACAGACGCAAGCAATCCTGACCTGAACTATGGGTTGGTAGTGGATTGTGGCAGCAGTGGCTCCAGAGTCTACGTGTACTGCTGGCCCAGTCACAACGGCAATCCCCACGAGCTCCTGGACATTCGGCAGATGAAGGATCAAAATCGCAAGTCGGTGGTCATGAAGATCAAGCCAGGCATGAGATTGCATTTGAAATGGATGACAGTAATAATTCTATGTGATAAGCAGGatgatggtgtttgttgtttggtcCGTCTTAGATGTTTCATCTTGTTGCATTCAGGGATTTCTAACATGGCTCAAACACCGGAGAAGGCCAGTGACTACATCTATCCACTCCTGAGCTTTGCAGCtcaacacattcccaaaaacaagcACATGGAAACACCTCTTTACATCCTGTGCACAGCTGGAATGAGAATTCTTCCTGAGAG TCAACAGGAGGCAATTCTGGAAGATTTGCGAACAGACATCCCAGTGCACTTCAACTTCCTGTTCTCAGATTCTCACGTCGAAGTCATTTCCGGAAAATTGGAAG GAATCTATGCGTGGATTGGAATCAACTTTGTCCTTGGAAAATTTCAGCATGCGCATAATG ATGGAGACGCTGTTGTAGAGGTCAATGTCCCGGGCAGTGATCAACAGGCGGCGCTGGTGAGAAAAAGGACTGCTGGTGTGTTGGACATGGGCGGCGTTTCCACACAGATTGCATTTGAAGTGCCCAAAAGT GAGGAAGTGGCCAAGAATTTACTGGCCGAATTTAATCTGGGATGCGATGCCCATCACACTGATCATGTGTACCGTGTGTACGTGTCCACTTTCCTGGGTTTCGGTGGAAACGCAGCGCGCCAAACATATGAGGAGAGCCTCATAAAAAACACCACCAGGCAAAATAA GCTGTCAGGTCAGCATGTCGGCGAGACGGAAAAGACGCCCCTGCTGGACCCCTGTCTCCCCACAGACCTGCGGGATCAGATCGGCACCCCTGAACAGAAGCTCCATGTGCTCGGCACGGGCGACTTTGACCAATGCCGACTTAGGCTTCAACCCTTTCTCAACCGCACCAATGAGACTCAGACGTCTCTGAACGGCATTTTCCAGCCGGCCATTGACTACAACAACAGCCAGTTTTTTGGTTTCTCTGAATTCTACTACTGCACAGAGGACGTGCTGCGCATGGGCGGAGACTATAACGCTTCCAAATATGCCCAAGCTGCCAAG aGTTACTGTGCCACCCAGTGGAAGACTCTGAGGGAACGCTTCGACTCCGGTTTGTACGCTTCCCACGCTGATCTCCACAGACTCCA GTATCAGTGTTTTAAATCTGCATGGATGTATGAAATATTACACTCAGGCTTCTCTTTCCCGCCTGACTATAAAAACctgaaaactgcatttttggTCTACGATAAGGAAGTCCAGTGGACTCTCGGAGCTATTCTCTTCCGAACACGCTTTTTACCTTTGAG ggacaTCCAACAGGAAAGTCTGAAAGGAGTGCACTCTCACTGGCGGCACAGCTTCTCCTTCGTTAACAACCACTACTTATTcctggtttgttttttcatcgTTCTCCTGTCAATCATCTTGTACATGATGCGACTTCGCCGAATCCACCGGCGCGCCGCAAAGCGCTGCTCCCCTTCCTCTGTGCTGTGGCTGGAGGATGGCTTGGGATCACCGACGATCCCCATCAACCTCTAA
- the entpd4 gene encoding ectonucleoside triphosphate diphosphohydrolase 4 isoform X2 — MGRINFSCLFPASWHFSLPSQILPRLLLPSSRQLFFIGLLFFLLGVFYLLLVTGKLPASWTAKENHFHRHLARVTDLDTTDASNPDLNYGLVVDCGSSGSRVYVYCWPSHNGNPHELLDIRQMKDQNRKSVVMKIKPGMRLHLKWMTVIILCDKQDDGVCCLVRLRCFILLHSGISNMAQTPEKASDYIYPLLSFAAQHIPKNKHMETPLYILCTAGMRILPESQQEAILEDLRTDIPVHFNFLFSDSHVEVISGKLEGIYAWIGINFVLGKFQHAHNDGDAVVEVNVPGSDQQAALVRKRTAGVLDMGGVSTQIAFEVPKSVSFASPQQEEVAKNLLAEFNLGCDAHHTDHVYRVYVSTFLGFGGNAARQTYEESLIKNTTRQNKLSGQHVGETEKTPLLDPCLPTDLRDQIGTPEQKLHVLGTGDFDQCRLRLQPFLNRTNETQTSLNGIFQPAIDYNNSQFFGFSEFYYCTEDVLRMGGDYNASKYAQAAKSYCATQWKTLRERFDSGLYASHADLHRLQYQCFKSAWMYEILHSGFSFPPDYKNLKTAFLVYDKEVQWTLGAILFRTRFLPLRDIQQESLKGVHSHWRHSFSFVNNHYLFLVCFFIVLLSIILYMMRLRRIHRRAAKRCSPSSVLWLEDGLGSPTIPINL; from the exons ATGGGCAG GATCAACTTTTCCTGCCTTTTTCCGGCCTCCTGGCATTTCAGTCTGCCATCCCAGATCCTTCCTCGCCTTTTGCTCCCTTCATCCAGGCAGCTGTTCTTTATTGGCCTGCTTTTCTTTCTCCTGGGAGTATTTTACCTGCTGCTGGTCACTGGAAAATTGCCCGCCAGCTGGACTGCCAAGGAAAACCACTTCCACAG GCACTTGGCTCGTGTGACAGACCTCGACACAACAGACGCAAGCAATCCTGACCTGAACTATGGGTTGGTAGTGGATTGTGGCAGCAGTGGCTCCAGAGTCTACGTGTACTGCTGGCCCAGTCACAACGGCAATCCCCACGAGCTCCTGGACATTCGGCAGATGAAGGATCAAAATCGCAAGTCGGTGGTCATGAAGATCAAGCCAGGCATGAGATTGCATTTGAAATGGATGACAGTAATAATTCTATGTGATAAGCAGGatgatggtgtttgttgtttggtcCGTCTTAGATGTTTCATCTTGTTGCATTCAGGGATTTCTAACATGGCTCAAACACCGGAGAAGGCCAGTGACTACATCTATCCACTCCTGAGCTTTGCAGCtcaacacattcccaaaaacaagcACATGGAAACACCTCTTTACATCCTGTGCACAGCTGGAATGAGAATTCTTCCTGAGAG TCAACAGGAGGCAATTCTGGAAGATTTGCGAACAGACATCCCAGTGCACTTCAACTTCCTGTTCTCAGATTCTCACGTCGAAGTCATTTCCGGAAAATTGGAAG GAATCTATGCGTGGATTGGAATCAACTTTGTCCTTGGAAAATTTCAGCATGCGCATAATG ATGGAGACGCTGTTGTAGAGGTCAATGTCCCGGGCAGTGATCAACAGGCGGCGCTGGTGAGAAAAAGGACTGCTGGTGTGTTGGACATGGGCGGCGTTTCCACACAGATTGCATTTGAAGTGCCCAAAAGTGTAAGCTTTGCATCTCCACAACAG GAGGAAGTGGCCAAGAATTTACTGGCCGAATTTAATCTGGGATGCGATGCCCATCACACTGATCATGTGTACCGTGTGTACGTGTCCACTTTCCTGGGTTTCGGTGGAAACGCAGCGCGCCAAACATATGAGGAGAGCCTCATAAAAAACACCACCAGGCAAAATAA GCTGTCAGGTCAGCATGTCGGCGAGACGGAAAAGACGCCCCTGCTGGACCCCTGTCTCCCCACAGACCTGCGGGATCAGATCGGCACCCCTGAACAGAAGCTCCATGTGCTCGGCACGGGCGACTTTGACCAATGCCGACTTAGGCTTCAACCCTTTCTCAACCGCACCAATGAGACTCAGACGTCTCTGAACGGCATTTTCCAGCCGGCCATTGACTACAACAACAGCCAGTTTTTTGGTTTCTCTGAATTCTACTACTGCACAGAGGACGTGCTGCGCATGGGCGGAGACTATAACGCTTCCAAATATGCCCAAGCTGCCAAG aGTTACTGTGCCACCCAGTGGAAGACTCTGAGGGAACGCTTCGACTCCGGTTTGTACGCTTCCCACGCTGATCTCCACAGACTCCA GTATCAGTGTTTTAAATCTGCATGGATGTATGAAATATTACACTCAGGCTTCTCTTTCCCGCCTGACTATAAAAACctgaaaactgcatttttggTCTACGATAAGGAAGTCCAGTGGACTCTCGGAGCTATTCTCTTCCGAACACGCTTTTTACCTTTGAG ggacaTCCAACAGGAAAGTCTGAAAGGAGTGCACTCTCACTGGCGGCACAGCTTCTCCTTCGTTAACAACCACTACTTATTcctggtttgttttttcatcgTTCTCCTGTCAATCATCTTGTACATGATGCGACTTCGCCGAATCCACCGGCGCGCCGCAAAGCGCTGCTCCCCTTCCTCTGTGCTGTGGCTGGAGGATGGCTTGGGATCACCGACGATCCCCATCAACCTCTAA